A segment of the Butyrivibrio fibrisolvens genome:
CTAGTCCGTAATCAAACAGCACAATATCTATTTTCAAAACATTGTAATCTTCATGCTCTATAAAATACTCTACCACCGCATCCGTCTGAGATATAGGCGACAGCGCATATCCTGCAAGCTTCAAGAAATCTATCGTTTCATCCATATTAAGCCGAAGCCCTACAGCAAGTGCCAGAACCTTTTCCTTGGACGGCTTAACCTGACCTTTCAAAAGTTTGGAAAAATATTGTTTTGATATATTTGCAGCAGCGTAAACCTCTGAATTTCTGAGTCCCTTTTTATTGATCATCTTCTGAAGATGCTTCTCGAATGATTCCTTGTAAATCCCCTTGATCACATCATCAAGTGAAGCATCACTTTCAAGATCCTTCTGAGGCTTTTCCAATCCAAATGCAGCTTTAGATGCAAGTAATCGTCCACTCCTACGCTTTCCTATAGCTGATGCATCCTTTGGACTCAATACAGGTGCATCAAGCATCCCTTCAATAACAGCGTCGAATTTACATGCAGAAGCTCCTAGCATATCTACCGGAGCACCATCACGCCCATATTCTTCGCTCAGCGCTTTCGACACATACTCATCATCTATAAAACTTGCAATTTCCTCAACAAGTTCGCCGGAGATCTTAAGTGTCTCTTTCTCAAAGACCACAAGGAATATCTCCATATCATGATCTTCAAGAAACTTTGTAAAAGAATCTACCGCGATCTCAATACCAAGCTTTGAAGGAAATCCATAAGAACCCGTTGCAAGAAGCGGAAAAGCAATCGACCTGCACTCATTATCCAAAGCAAGTTTAAGCGACTTATCATAGCAGGCTCTTAAAAGCTTAGCTTCGCCCTTATCTCCCCCATCCCATGAAGGTCCACTTGCATGAATTATATACTTTGCAGTAAGGCCGAATGCGGGGGTAATGGCAACTTCTCCAGGTGTAAGATATCCAATCTTCTCTCTTTCTGCAAGAAGTCTGTCTTTTCCTGCAGCCATATATATTGCAGAGTCTACGCCATCACCGATCGCCACTTCCGGATTAGCCGTATTAACGATCACATCCGTATTCACTTTTGTAATATCATTT
Coding sequences within it:
- a CDS encoding macro domain-containing protein, with the protein product MAFQIIRNDITKVNTDVIVNTANPEVAIGDGVDSAIYMAAGKDRLLAEREKIGYLTPGEVAITPAFGLTAKYIIHASGPSWDGGDKGEAKLLRACYDKSLKLALDNECRSIAFPLLATGSYGFPSKLGIEIAVDSFTKFLEDHDMEIFLVVFEKETLKISGELVEEIASFIDDEYVSKALSEEYGRDGAPVDMLGASACKFDAVIEGMLDAPVLSPKDASAIGKRRSGRLLASKAAFGLEKPQKDLESDASLDDVIKGIYKESFEKHLQKMINKKGLRNSEVYAAANISKQYFSKLLKGQVKPSKEKVLALAVGLRLNMDETIDFLKLAGYALSPISQTDAVVEYFIEHEDYNVLKIDIVLFDYGLDPLSKG